A region from the Mycolicibacterium phlei genome encodes:
- the dtd gene encoding D-aminoacyl-tRNA deacylase: MRVLVQRVTSASVTVDGEVVGAIDPDGQGLLALVGVTHDDDAAKAQKMAEKLWQLRILDDEKSASDVGAPILVVSQFTLYANTAKGRRPSWNAAAPRPVAEPLVEVFAGALRDLGAHVETGVFGADMKVALVNDGPVTVLLEL; encoded by the coding sequence ATGCGTGTTCTCGTCCAGCGGGTGACCTCGGCGTCGGTCACGGTCGACGGCGAGGTGGTCGGGGCCATCGACCCCGACGGTCAGGGGTTGCTGGCGCTGGTCGGCGTCACCCACGACGACGATGCGGCCAAGGCGCAGAAGATGGCTGAGAAACTGTGGCAGCTGCGGATTCTCGACGACGAGAAATCCGCGTCCGATGTGGGCGCGCCGATCCTGGTGGTCAGCCAGTTCACCCTGTACGCCAACACCGCCAAGGGGCGCAGACCGTCCTGGAACGCCGCCGCCCCGCGCCCGGTCGCCGAACCGCTCGTCGAGGTGTTCGCCGGTGCGCTGCGCGACCTCGGCGCCCACGTCGAGACCGGGGTGTTCGGTGCCGACATGAAGGTCGCGCTGGTCAACGACGGCCCGGTGACCGTGCTGCTCGAACTCTGA
- a CDS encoding heavy-metal-associated domain-containing protein: MTTTTVTVTGMTCGHCAASVREEISEIAGVTNVDVDVARATVTIDSVAPVDAAAIQSAVEEAGYHLAG, encoded by the coding sequence ATGACTACCACCACTGTCACCGTCACCGGCATGACCTGCGGGCACTGCGCAGCCTCCGTCCGGGAGGAGATCAGCGAGATCGCCGGGGTGACGAACGTCGACGTCGACGTCGCCCGCGCTACCGTCACCATCGACAGCGTCGCCCCCGTCGACGCCGCCGCGATCCAGTCGGCCGTCGAAGAGGCCGGCTACCACCTGGCCGGCTGA
- a CDS encoding SgcJ/EcaC family oxidoreductase, which yields MTRPTLSDDAQRLREAHAAVDAFVAELQAAVDSGDADLYNAHFADDVLWGSPFGATVAGYDTLHAIHRRLFAAAVAGPRSRYEKVAVSAPAPDVAVAQVRRTALDADGTPIPIEQPEPFSEMALYVLVRHDGQWWLAAGQNTIVRPTPQSRN from the coding sequence ATGACCCGACCCACCCTGTCCGACGACGCCCAGCGGCTGCGCGAGGCACACGCCGCCGTCGACGCGTTCGTCGCCGAACTGCAGGCCGCCGTCGACAGTGGCGACGCCGATCTCTACAACGCCCACTTCGCCGACGACGTGTTGTGGGGCAGCCCGTTCGGCGCGACGGTCGCGGGCTACGACACGTTGCACGCCATCCACCGGCGGTTGTTCGCCGCCGCGGTGGCCGGTCCGCGGTCGCGCTACGAGAAGGTGGCGGTCAGCGCACCGGCACCCGACGTCGCCGTTGCCCAGGTGCGCCGCACCGCCCTGGACGCCGACGGCACGCCGATCCCGATCGAGCAGCCGGAGCCGTTCTCGGAGATGGCGCTGTATGTGCTGGTGCGCCACGACGGGCAGTGGTGGCTGGCGGCCGGACAGAACACGATCGTGCGGCCCACGCCGCAGAGCCGGAACTAG
- a CDS encoding heavy metal translocating P-type ATPase produces the protein MATDTIELSIEGMTCASCANRIERKLNKIDGVTATVNFATEKAHVTYDDDVTTQTLVEAIENAGYQARLPAPPAQDDTAADDPVASLRRRLLISLALTVPVVAMAMVPALQFTNWQWLSLALAAPVAIWGAWPFHRAAWANLRHGTTTMDTLISMGTLAALGWSVYALFWGTAGLPGMTHEFTFTLARADGTGNIYLEVAAGVTTFILAGRYFEERAKRRAGAALRALLRLGAKDVVILRDGVEERIPADRLVVGDEFVVRPGEKIATDGVVVEGSGAVDASMLTGESVPVDVEPGDNVVGATVNVDGRLVVRATKVGADTQLAQMARLVENAQNGKAAAQRLADRVSGVFVPIVIALAVGTLGFWLGTGASVAMAVTAAVAVLIIACPCALGLATPTALMVGTGRGAQLGILIKGPEVLESTRRVDTIVLDKTGTLTTGAMTLVDVVAADGTDPDEVLRVAGALESGSEHPIARAITAGARDKVGDLPAVADFANERGLGVRGVVDDREVAVGRARFVAPDGDLAPELKEAVSQAESQGRTAVVVGWDGEAHGVLVVSDTVKPTSAEAVSRLRALGLRPMLVSGDNEAAARAVAGQVGIDEVIAEVLPQDKVDVVKRLQDEGKVVAMVGDGVNDAAALAQADLGLAMGSGTDVAIEASDLTLVRDDLNLVPDAIRLSRRTLATIKGNLFWAFAYNLAALPLAAAGLLNPMIAGAAMAFSSVFVVSNSLRLRRFRATAAG, from the coding sequence ATGGCCACTGACACCATCGAGTTGTCGATCGAGGGCATGACATGCGCCTCGTGCGCCAACCGGATCGAGCGCAAACTCAACAAGATCGACGGAGTGACCGCCACGGTCAACTTCGCCACCGAGAAGGCACACGTCACCTACGACGACGATGTCACCACGCAGACCCTGGTCGAGGCCATCGAGAACGCCGGCTATCAGGCGCGCCTGCCCGCCCCGCCTGCGCAGGACGACACCGCTGCGGACGATCCGGTCGCGTCGTTGCGGCGCCGACTGCTGATCTCGCTGGCGCTGACCGTCCCGGTGGTCGCGATGGCGATGGTGCCCGCGCTGCAGTTCACCAACTGGCAGTGGCTGTCGCTGGCGCTGGCGGCACCCGTCGCGATCTGGGGCGCATGGCCGTTCCACCGCGCCGCGTGGGCGAATCTGCGCCACGGCACCACCACCATGGACACCCTGATCTCGATGGGAACCCTTGCGGCGCTGGGCTGGTCGGTGTACGCGCTGTTCTGGGGAACCGCCGGACTGCCCGGGATGACGCACGAGTTCACGTTCACGCTGGCGCGCGCGGACGGCACCGGCAACATCTACCTCGAGGTGGCCGCGGGCGTGACGACGTTCATCCTGGCCGGCCGCTACTTCGAGGAACGCGCCAAGCGACGGGCCGGGGCGGCGCTGCGCGCGCTGCTGCGGCTCGGCGCCAAGGATGTCGTCATCCTCAGAGACGGTGTGGAGGAACGGATCCCGGCCGACCGGCTGGTGGTCGGCGACGAGTTCGTGGTGCGCCCGGGCGAGAAGATCGCCACCGACGGAGTGGTGGTCGAGGGCAGCGGCGCGGTGGACGCGTCGATGCTGACCGGAGAGTCGGTCCCGGTGGACGTCGAGCCGGGCGACAACGTGGTCGGCGCGACGGTCAACGTCGACGGCCGGCTTGTGGTGCGCGCCACCAAGGTCGGCGCCGACACCCAGTTGGCCCAGATGGCGCGGCTGGTGGAGAACGCCCAGAACGGCAAGGCCGCCGCGCAGCGCCTCGCCGACCGGGTGTCGGGGGTGTTCGTGCCGATCGTCATCGCACTGGCGGTGGGCACGCTCGGGTTCTGGCTCGGCACAGGCGCTTCCGTCGCAATGGCGGTGACGGCGGCGGTCGCGGTGCTGATCATCGCGTGCCCGTGCGCGCTCGGGCTGGCGACGCCGACGGCGCTGATGGTCGGCACCGGCCGCGGTGCGCAGCTGGGCATCCTGATCAAGGGTCCGGAGGTGCTGGAGTCGACCCGCCGGGTGGACACCATCGTCCTGGACAAGACCGGCACGCTGACCACCGGCGCGATGACGCTGGTGGATGTCGTCGCCGCCGACGGGACGGATCCCGACGAGGTTCTGCGGGTGGCGGGCGCGCTCGAGAGCGGTTCGGAACACCCGATCGCACGGGCGATCACCGCCGGTGCCCGCGACAAGGTGGGTGACCTGCCCGCCGTCGCGGACTTCGCCAACGAGCGCGGCCTCGGGGTGCGCGGCGTCGTCGACGACCGGGAGGTCGCGGTGGGCCGTGCCCGTTTCGTCGCCCCTGACGGCGACCTGGCTCCCGAGCTGAAAGAGGCCGTGTCGCAGGCGGAGTCGCAGGGCCGCACCGCCGTGGTCGTCGGCTGGGACGGCGAGGCGCACGGTGTGCTGGTGGTGTCGGACACGGTGAAACCGACGTCGGCCGAGGCGGTTTCACGGCTACGCGCGCTGGGTCTGCGGCCGATGCTGGTCTCCGGCGACAACGAGGCCGCCGCACGGGCCGTCGCCGGACAGGTCGGCATCGACGAGGTGATCGCCGAGGTGCTGCCGCAGGACAAGGTCGACGTCGTCAAGCGGTTGCAGGACGAAGGCAAGGTGGTCGCGATGGTGGGCGACGGCGTCAACGACGCCGCGGCGCTGGCGCAGGCCGACCTCGGGTTGGCGATGGGCAGCGGCACCGACGTCGCGATCGAGGCCAGTGACCTGACGCTGGTGCGCGACGACCTCAACCTGGTACCCGACGCGATCCGGCTGTCCCGCCGCACCCTGGCGACGATCAAGGGAAACCTGTTCTGGGCCTTCGCCTACAACCTCGCGGCGCTGCCGCTGGCCGCCGCAGGTCTGCTCAACCCGATGATCGCCGGCGCCGCGATGGCGTTCAGCTCGGTGTTCGTGGTGAGCAACAGCCTGCGGCTGCGCCGGTTCCGCGCTACAGCGGCAGGTTGA
- a CDS encoding HNH endonuclease signature motif containing protein, with translation MFAELVAAVETGRGAGAVAALARLENAAYAHRLAACYRLLQTYTAGMDSAQRDDWVADNWSAVCAEIAAAQSISLGMASAQLATAKTLHEWFPRIAEVAGQGWISRRMVEVLVNRTRLMMSEQGRAKVDAEIAARIRGWSDWSLQRLQTEIDYWIDRYEPFALRRTQSKSRGRHVEVTIAPDGSGVAYIEAQVLATDGDALDQRLDALAATVCEHDPRTLDQRRADAVGVIAAGGDRLGCLCDREDCDAAHRSASAVIVHVIAREEALSDDTPVQLDGATRQPEASDSPDSPAMTDPGLLLGHGILPASVVAAKIAPTARLRYIRHPGESPPESRYRPSETLAWFVRARDLTCRFPGCDVPAHACDLDHAVPWPLGPTQASNLRCLCRHHHLLKTFWGWRDRQHPDGRIEWLSPTGQTYTTDAGAALLFPRLCRPTAPVDPAIVRRAETLSPEQKARGLAMPRRKLTRQQARHKDIDTERRTNAAINAARITKRNQPPPF, from the coding sequence GTGTTCGCAGAGTTGGTGGCAGCAGTCGAGACCGGTCGGGGTGCTGGTGCGGTGGCGGCGTTGGCGCGGTTGGAAAACGCCGCGTACGCGCATCGGTTGGCGGCCTGCTATCGGTTGTTGCAGACCTACACCGCGGGTATGGATTCGGCGCAGCGCGACGACTGGGTTGCCGATAACTGGTCGGCGGTGTGCGCGGAAATCGCCGCCGCCCAATCCATCTCGCTGGGGATGGCGTCAGCGCAGTTGGCCACTGCCAAGACTTTGCATGAGTGGTTCCCGAGGATCGCCGAGGTGGCCGGGCAGGGCTGGATCTCGCGGCGGATGGTTGAGGTGTTGGTCAACCGCACCCGGTTGATGATGAGCGAGCAGGGCCGGGCCAAGGTCGACGCCGAGATCGCCGCGCGCATCCGGGGCTGGAGCGACTGGTCGCTGCAGCGGTTGCAGACCGAGATCGACTACTGGATCGACCGCTACGAACCGTTCGCACTGCGCCGCACCCAGTCCAAGTCCCGGGGTCGCCATGTCGAGGTCACCATCGCCCCCGACGGCTCGGGGGTGGCCTATATCGAAGCCCAGGTCTTGGCCACCGACGGCGATGCCCTCGACCAACGGCTCGACGCGCTCGCCGCCACGGTGTGTGAGCATGATCCGCGCACACTTGATCAGCGCCGCGCCGACGCGGTCGGGGTGATCGCCGCCGGCGGCGACCGCCTGGGGTGTCTGTGCGATCGCGAGGACTGCGACGCCGCCCACCGCAGCGCGTCGGCGGTCATCGTCCACGTCATCGCCAGGGAAGAAGCGCTTTCTGATGACACCCCCGTGCAGCTCGACGGCGCCACCCGGCAGCCCGAGGCTTCCGACTCGCCCGATTCGCCGGCGATGACTGATCCGGGTTTGCTGCTCGGCCACGGGATCCTGCCCGCGTCGGTGGTGGCGGCCAAGATCGCCCCGACCGCCCGGTTGCGGTATATCCGCCATCCGGGGGAGTCGCCGCCGGAGTCGCGGTATCGGCCGTCGGAGACGTTGGCGTGGTTTGTGCGGGCGCGGGATCTGACGTGCCGGTTTCCGGGTTGTGATGTGCCTGCCCACGCCTGCGATCTCGATCATGCGGTCCCGTGGCCACTCGGGCCGACGCAGGCGTCGAACCTGCGGTGTCTGTGCCGCCACCACCATCTGCTCAAGACGTTCTGGGGGTGGCGGGACCGCCAGCATCCCGACGGGCGCATCGAATGGCTCTCACCGACCGGGCAGACCTACACCACCGACGCGGGTGCGGCCCTGCTGTTCCCGCGGTTGTGCCGACCCACCGCCCCGGTCGACCCCGCCATCGTGCGCCGGGCCGAGACCCTGTCGCCTGAGCAGAAGGCGCGGGGGCTGGCGATGCCGAGGCGCAAACTCACCCGCCAACAGGCCCGCCACAAAGACATCGACACCGAACGCCGAACCAACGCCGCCATCAACGCCGCCCGCATCACCAAACGCAACCAACCCCCACCCTTCTAG
- a CDS encoding adenylate/guanylate cyclase domain-containing protein produces MLRLCHAVYVGPVGDDFTADVDIAATGLLDGLEGRARAERAELIAWLLSKGIGVEQIRNAYLPMLLAARQPLGDDGVYVSARETSEKTGIDINLLQRVQRAMGLPAVDDPDAKVLLRADAEVAAYAQRFLEIGIEPEQIIQITRVLTEGLSKAAEVMRHAGLASVLDPGASELGIAQNAEALVHTAAPVLGPMIQDMLWLQLRHLMETEAVSASERAQGQRLPGARMVTIAFADLVGFTRLGEAVPPEELEKLAQRLFDLAHEAAAPPVRFVKTIGDEVMLVSPEPAPLLDAVLTLVAQTNDEDDFPQLRVGAATGMAVSRTGDWFGGAVNLASRITSAARPGSVLASESTREAVGGDERDDARFAFSFAGARRLKGIKSDVKLFRVRRAGG; encoded by the coding sequence ATGCTGCGACTATGTCACGCGGTATACGTTGGGCCGGTGGGCGACGATTTCACCGCCGATGTGGACATCGCCGCGACCGGCCTGCTCGACGGACTCGAGGGCCGGGCACGCGCCGAACGCGCCGAGCTGATCGCGTGGTTGCTGTCGAAGGGCATCGGCGTCGAGCAGATCCGCAACGCCTATCTGCCGATGCTGCTGGCCGCGCGGCAGCCGCTCGGCGACGACGGCGTCTACGTCTCGGCGCGGGAGACCAGCGAGAAGACCGGCATCGACATCAACCTGCTGCAGCGCGTACAGCGGGCGATGGGACTGCCGGCCGTCGACGACCCCGACGCCAAGGTGCTGCTGCGCGCCGACGCCGAGGTCGCGGCGTACGCCCAGCGGTTCCTGGAGATCGGCATCGAGCCCGAGCAGATCATCCAGATCACCCGGGTGCTTACCGAGGGCCTGTCGAAGGCGGCCGAGGTGATGCGTCACGCCGGGCTGGCGTCCGTCCTCGATCCCGGTGCCTCCGAACTGGGTATCGCGCAGAACGCCGAGGCGTTGGTGCACACCGCCGCCCCGGTGCTCGGGCCGATGATCCAGGACATGTTGTGGCTGCAGCTGCGCCACCTCATGGAGACCGAGGCGGTCTCGGCGTCCGAACGGGCCCAGGGGCAGCGGCTGCCCGGTGCCCGGATGGTCACCATCGCGTTCGCCGATCTCGTCGGCTTCACCCGGCTCGGCGAGGCCGTCCCGCCCGAGGAACTCGAGAAGCTGGCACAGCGGCTGTTCGACCTCGCCCACGAGGCCGCCGCACCCCCGGTGCGGTTCGTCAAGACGATCGGCGACGAGGTGATGCTCGTCAGCCCCGAGCCGGCGCCGCTGCTGGACGCGGTGCTGACCCTGGTCGCGCAGACCAACGACGAGGATGACTTCCCGCAGCTGCGTGTCGGTGCCGCGACGGGTATGGCGGTGAGCCGCACCGGGGACTGGTTCGGCGGTGCGGTCAACCTGGCCAGCCGGATCACCAGTGCGGCACGGCCCGGTTCGGTGCTGGCGTCGGAGTCGACGCGCGAGGCCGTCGGCGGCGACGAGCGCGACGACGCGCGGTTCGCCTTCTCGTTCGCGGGTGCCCGCCGTCTCAAGGGCATCAAGTCCGACGTCAAGTTGTTCCGGGTCCGCCGCGCGGGCGGCTGA
- a CDS encoding DNA-deoxyinosine glycosylase yields the protein MVSPVLYGLPPIVGPAARTLILGNMPSVLSLTHQQYYGNPRNAFWPVMGALFDFSASDPYEERCAALIARGIAVWDVLASCRREGSLDSAVEPNSMVPNDFAAFFATHRGITRVLFNGAAAEKNFRRLVGEVSGLEYRRLPSTSPAQTMRFADKLAAWRAALA from the coding sequence ATGGTGTCCCCGGTGCTGTACGGGCTGCCGCCGATCGTCGGGCCGGCGGCGCGCACCCTGATCCTGGGCAATATGCCCAGCGTGCTGTCGCTGACGCACCAGCAGTACTACGGCAATCCGCGCAACGCGTTCTGGCCCGTGATGGGTGCGCTCTTCGACTTCAGCGCCTCCGATCCGTACGAGGAGCGGTGCGCGGCGCTGATCGCGCGCGGGATCGCGGTGTGGGATGTGCTGGCCAGCTGTCGGCGCGAGGGCAGCCTGGACTCCGCCGTGGAACCGAACAGCATGGTGCCCAACGATTTCGCCGCGTTCTTCGCCACGCACCGCGGGATCACCCGGGTGCTGTTCAACGGTGCGGCGGCGGAGAAGAACTTCCGCAGGCTGGTCGGTGAGGTGTCCGGCCTGGAGTATCGGCGGCTTCCGTCGACGAGCCCGGCGCAGACGATGCGCTTCGCCGACAAGCTGGCCGCCTGGCGTGCGGCGCTGGCGTAG